The Pyrus communis chromosome 5, drPyrComm1.1, whole genome shotgun sequence region CACTAGTAGAAGTAGATCGGAATGAATGATCATAAACGGTGGGTCACTTTTATCATACTTGAAGGGAATGAAACCCGATGGTTTTTTGCAAGTTCACGAACATCACATTTGAAACTCGAATCACTAAAACTATAAGATAGCGAAGGAAATAACTTTCAAAGATATCCAAAAGACGCATGGCATAAACTTTGATGCCAAAACCAAACTTCTAATCTTTGTTTCTCAGATGCAGTATTCATCTTGAACGCTTGACCCAACTCATCAACTTTTGTTGGTGGTCATGTCCAAGTAGTCGAGCTTACCCTTCCTAGTGCCATACCAATTATGTTCCATGTAATAATCGCCTGGAAAAACAATGTTTTGGCCAAAAAGTTATAGCACAGTATAGGGTATCAGAATTCTGTCCAACCGataataactaataagctaTAATCCACTAAGGAACACCTAAAACTGAATCTGCAATCAATGAATCTGTAAGAGAAATAAAGCCTTCCCCTATTACCCGGGAAGGGTTACCATTCGCATTAGACACCACATATTGAGTGGATGTGCGAAGATCTTCGATTAATCCGGGATCACAAGTTGTGAATTTTGGAAGGTGGTAATTCACCGATTCTCATTAAATTAATTCTCTGTACAATACTACTATATGTAGCCATATGTTTACAATCAATTCCTACTAACTAGCTACTAATTGACAGCTTATAATACAACATAAGAATGTAATCAATtacaatatattaataatattggCAAGTATTGATGATGATCCGTGActttctcaacactccccctcaagttggtgagTGAATGTTGCGACTCCCAACTTGCCTAGCAAAGAATGAAATCTTTCCTTCCCAAGAGCTTTAGTGAACAAATAAGCAAGTTGTGATATGGCAGGAACAAATCCCGTCACAATTTTTCCTTCCATAATCTTATCTCAAACAAAGTGACAAGCAATCTCAATGTGCCTTGTTCACTCGTGAAACACCGGATTTGCCACAATACGAAGAGCGGCTTGATTGTCGCATAACAGGGTAGTCGGCCCTTGGTCTTGAATTTGAAGATCTCGAAAAAGGCTTTGGAGCCATGCAAGCTCACAACATGTTGTTGCCATCGATCTATATTCGGCTTCAACAGAAGATAAGGATACAATTTTTTGTCGTTTGCTTTTCCATGAAATAAGGCTATTTCCAAGGAAAATGCAATAACCAGTAGTTGAACGCCGAGTGGTAGGAcatcctgcccaatcagaatcacaataTGCCTTTAACTTCAATGAATTTTGAGAGGGAAACATCATGCCTTGCCCTGGTGTGcctttcaaatattttaagatGCGTAGGGCAGCTTCATAATGAGACTTTTGAGGTGATTGCATGAATCTACTCAATAAATGAACTGAATATGTAATATCCGATCGGGTTATAGTGAGATATATCAACCGACCAACCAATCTTCTATACTTGGTTGGATCTTCTAATGCATTCCCATCATCAGGGAGTAATTTTAGATTTTGTTACTTAGGAAAACTTGCAGGCCGTGATCCTAGAAAACCAACATCATTTAGGATATCCAACAAATACTTTCTTTGTGAAATGAAAATACCTTGTTTTGATCGTGCCACCTCAATCCccgaaaaatatttcaaattaccaAGATCTGTGATACGAAACTTGGTATTCAAAAAGGATTTGAGATCATCAATTGCTGTGAAGTCATTCCCCGTTATCagtatgtcatccacatagatgAGAAGCACAGTAAATGATTTTCCTCTTCTCTTAGTGAAAAGTGAGTAGTCTGCTTTGGATTGAACTAACCAGCTGATCGAATAGCTTGTGAGAACTTGAAAAACCATTGTCGAGAAGCTTGCTTCAACCCATAAAGCGACTTATTAAGGCGACACACCAAATTCTCCCCCTGTCATCGAAGATTGGGTGGTGGAAGCATGTAGATTTCCTCTATGAGATCACCTCCATGAGATCACCATGAAGGATTGCGTTATGGACATCAAGTTGATGAAGTGACCATGAGTGAGTAGCATCAAGAGCAAGTAAGCAACGGAAAGTGACAAGTTTGGCCGTGGGGGAAAATTTATCGTGATAGTCAATACCTTCCAATTGGGTATAACCTTTAGCAACCAATCGAGCTTTGTAACACTTTATACTCCCATAAGATTTTCTTTTGATCTTATAAACCCACCAACATCCAATTGGTACTTTCCCGGAAAGGAAAGGAGAAAATGTCCAAGTGTCATTGGCCTGAAGCGCCTGGAGTTCCTCATCCATGGCCTTGCGCCACTGGGGATGTTTGGCAGCTTCTGTATAACTATTAGGCCCCAAAATAGTAGACAATTGTGCAATGAAGGATTGATACTTGGGAAATAGCCCTTGATAGGACAAGTAATTAGAAAGATGATACCTTGTACTAGGATCGGAAAGCGAGGAATTGAGCCGGGAAGGGGGGCAACGTAATAGTCGGGCAAACATAATCATGGAGCTTAGTCAGCAGAACTCGGATGTGACTGGAATGTCACAAAAGGGCAAGGGATGCAGCAACATGCTAGGCAGATGCTAGACACGGGTCCAGAGAGACAGCAAGCCCATCAGGAAAGGCTGGGACTTGGTCAAGCCCGTCAGTGGCAGAGATGGGTAAATGAGGGACTGGTGCTGGGCCAGAAGAAAGGCCCAGGTTGGCAATTTGGTGGTTTAATTGGGAAGAGATTGGGACCGTAACGGGTGGAAAGGAGATTGGGCCTGGTGGAAGGTCAATATTTGGGTCCGGGGTAACTGTTTGGGATTGAGGATTTTTGTGGAATGGGAAAATAGTCTCATGAAATGTGACATCTCGACTTGTAAAAATTTGTTTGGAATTAAGATCATATAATTTGTAAGTTTTTTGCCCGAAATGATACCTGATGAAAACACATTTTTTAGCCCGAGCATCGAACTTATGTTGTGGGTGAAGATTAGTGGCATATGCTAAACACCCAAAAGTGCGTAAATGGGTATATGAATGAGGGTGACCAAATAATTTCTCATAAGGTGTAAGGCCTGATAAGAGGGGGTAGGAATGCAGTTAATTAGGTAAATGGATGTGAGAATGCAATCATCCCAAAAGTGCAAGGGAATATGTGACTGAAAATGCAAAGCATGTGCGATTTGAAGAATATGTCTATGCTTTCGCTCcacaaccccattttgttgaggggtgGAAACACAAGGGCATTGAAAAAGTATGTCATGATCattaaagaaagtatgcataGAAACAAATTCGCCGCCATTATCAATTCTAATGGTTTTAATTTTGTGGTGAAATTGTGTTTCGGCATAGGCAATGAAAGATTTAAGCAAAGATTAAGTGTCTAATTTATGACACATGAGATAAGCCCAAGTGCAATGAGTAAAATCATCAACAATAGTAAGGAAATAATGAGCACCCGAATGAGAAGCTACTCTATTaaggccccaaatatcacaatgtataAGTTCAAAAGCATGCTTGGTATTAATATGATTTAATCCGAAAGACAatcgagtttgttttgccaaagGGCAAATATCACAAGGTTTATTTTTAGAATGGGAAATTTCAGGAAAATGTTTAGCTAACAGCTGAAGTCTCAAGGGTGAAGGATGACCAAGTCGTCGATGCCACGTGATGGAAAAAACCTTGGGAAATAAGGTAGTTATAGGTGATGTCCGCCCTTTGGAGTCCACCAAATAATAAAGCCCATTACGTTGTCGCCCCCAACCAATCATCGTCCTCGTCTCCAGATCctgtaaaatacaaaaattagagTAAAAGGTTACTAAGCATCCCAATGATCGAGTTATCCGACTAACGTAAATTAAGTTGATCAAAAATGAAGCTATGCCAAGCACAttataaagagatatttgggaaCCAAAACTGTAAGTGCCAACAGAGTTTATGCAAACCTGAGTCCCATTAGGTAATGCCACGGGTGGTAGAGGTGGATTTGAGGTTGCATTAGTCAATGGGAGACTAGATATGTGGTCAGTGGCACCAATGTCTATaaccctttgaaaaaaaagagatCCACCTGCTACATTTGCCTTGGAATCAAGGCCTATCATTTGACTCATCATGGACAAGAGTTGCTGAAATTGTTCAGTGGTGAGGTTGGGCATGGACGGTGCAACGGTGGATGCCACATTGTTGACAGCAAGTTTGTCGCTCGGCTTGTTGTCGTGCCCACCGGAACTACTCGAACCACTGGACTTACCATGAAGACGGTGTCTCGGTGGAATCCATAGAGCTTCCAACACGTTTCAATAACATGATGATCCTCATCGCAGTACGAGCAATGCAACGGCTTCCTCTCGAATGATTTTCCTTTTCCATTGTTGCTACTGTTTCCACGGCTTGTTTGAACAACCATGGCTACAGGTTCAATGAGGCTAGGCCCAGCAACCATGCCTCTCTGCTTCTCTTCTTGTGCCAACATGGAATAGACTGATCGAATCGAAGGCAATAGTTGAATAAGCAAAATCTTCCTATGAATCGCAGAATACGAGTTGTCTAACCCCATTAAAATCTGCAAAACCTTGGTTCTCTCCACCTGTTCGTTGTTGAATTGAACAGCCCCGCAAGAACACGGCTTTAAAGTTTGGTAGGAATCCATCTCATCCCACAAACCTTTAAGCTTGGTGAAATACACATTGATAGGTTGTTGACTCTGTTTAAGACGTGCAAGGTCACATTGGATTTCAAAGAGACGAGACACGttttgttgagaaaaatgttCTCGAAGAACATCCCAAACATCTTTGGTTGTTGTTATGTACACCACACTGGTGGTCAGGTCGCCGGAAAATGTATTGAGAATCCATATAAGGATCATGCCATTGCACCGTTGCTAAAGAGCAAATTCTGTGGGCTTTGTCTTCGCAGATGGTTGTTCAACACTTCCatcaacaaaccctaatttatttttcgCACTGAGTGCAATTAACATGGAACGACACCAAGTGCCATAATTTTCACCGGTAAGCATCATTCCAAGGTGATTAGAATGATGAACATAGAAAAGACTAACAAGATCACTAGAGGGTTCAAGTTTGGCCATTGCTGATTTTGTTTCAATGCCAGATGTTGAATATTCCACCATAACCCAAGAAAATAAGGAACTAAGAACCCAAGAAAATAATTCACCGATTCTCATTAAATTAATTCTTTGTACAATACTACTATATGTAGCCATATGTTTACAATCAATTCCTACAAACTAGCTACTAATTGACAGCTTATAATACAAGATAGGAATGTAATAAATtacaatatattaataatattgaCAAGTATCTTGATGATGATCCTTGACTTTCTCAACACAAGTCATATGATTTATCACCCCCGAATGatcaatcaaaacaaaattagtgtTATACGAGGAAGTAGTCAAAACACAACTAAGGTACCTGAATTAGCTTCATGAGCCGAGGGCAGAGCCGGCTCTTTAGCACCCACAAGAGCAGTCTAAGAGATAGATGATACATGAAATGATTTGCCAGCAGTTTTTTTCTGGTTCCTTGAGTGGTTCCCGCCTAGACGCCTAGGCTGGGCACTCGCCTAGACATTTAGGAGCTAGCTCATTCCCGCCACCCGACTAGTGCCTAGcaccttttagaaccttgagtaTGCCACCGTAAATAGTGCAATTATCATTTTGAACAATAATTTACAATGTGCATGAGAGATTTTGGTAAATAAGAGACTGTTGTCGACTCTCACAATAATTCTGCTAATAATTGATATGAAACATAAGACCTCACACTTCCCAGTGGAAAAAAAATGCTAGATCGTCATATTGGAACTattgaaattggaatttttgtttatgttacCACGTTGAATTGGTAAGAATTATATACTATTCGGGAAACAATTTAGATCCTAGTAATTAGCCTATTCAATATGTTTCCTTTCCTACACTCCTATAATCATGGATAAATTACAATTTACAGGATCAGGGAAATCAATACCAAATCATTTCTTATTCTCAACATTCACCATCAAGTCGGAATGTATGTTGATAATTCACAACTTGCCAAGTAAGATAGTAAATTGTGATAGGCCCATCACTTTGTGAACATGTCCACTGGTTGCTGTGAAGTTGATATGTGAGCTGTTTTGATAATTTCACTTTGGACTTTTTCCTGTACAAGATGGTAGTCGATTTCTACATGTTTAGTTTGCCCATGGAACACAAGATTTAAGGCAATGTGGAGGGTGGTCTAGTTGTCGCCATACAATTTCACTGGATACAAATGTCAAAATCCAAGTCGTGTAGAATAGACTTTAACCAAATAATTTCACAACACGTTGCTGTTATGGATCGGTATTCTACTTCAGCACTTGACCGTGAGAACGGTGGCTTGTTTCTTGGTTTCCCAAGGAACACACAGTACCCAGTAAATAATAGTTGAGTACCACAGCACCTAGTCCAATCAGCATCACAAAATGCATTCGATTGTATTGGACTTTTTGTGAAGAAGAACAAACCTTGTCTAGGTGTGCTTTTGATGCAATACAAGACCTAGTGTGTTGCCTCTAAGTGTGATGCACTTGGTTTTTCCACAAAGGGGATTAGTATGTGGACTGGATATACTAGGTTAGGCCATGTGATAGTCAAAATGAGTCGACCAACAAGTTTCCGATATAACCAAGGTTCTGAAATATATTCTCCATTGTCTTTGCTAAGTGATAAATTTTCTTCCATGagagttgataggagcatatttatgcgacttagttagcttgttttcttccatttatgttgttagttcctagttattttagtattttaagctattttcgtgtgtttgtaggtccaattggctaaagtggcaagaaagt contains the following coding sequences:
- the LOC137734213 gene encoding uncharacterized protein — encoded protein: MILIWILNTFSGDLTTSVVYITTTKDVWDVLREHFSQQNVSRLFEIQCDLARLKQSQQPINVYFTKLKGLWDEMDSYQTLKPCSCGAVQFNNEQVERTKVLQILMGLDNSYSAIHRKILLIQLLPSIRSVYSMLAQEEKQRGMVAGPSLIEPVAMVVQTSRGNSSNNGKGKSFERKPLHCSYCDEDHHSSGSSSSGGHDNKPSDKLAVNNVASTVAPSMPNLTTEQFQQLLSMMSQMIGLDSKANVAGSGDEDDDWLGATTWIEEAHDVASSSINPNPCEVLWKKSMGSKGEDVRMENLLRYQS